Part of the Vigna unguiculata cultivar IT97K-499-35 chromosome 3, ASM411807v1, whole genome shotgun sequence genome, gtcaaggatcctgcatgcacgtctatcttggtacgtgctgtcatcatgaatggtcttcccaagatgattgtggttgaactcattccttcatcatccttcatgtctaagatatagaaatctgcaggaaaaattaacttgtccacacggacaagcacatcttctagcacacctgcagggttaactgtgctacggttggccaattgaatgaccacaccagtagacttaagaggtccaagatgaagtgaagtaaaaacagataaaggcattacattaatagaagctcctaaatctaacatagcattgtcaaacttagtacttcctataatgcagggaacagaaaacatacctggatccttacacttttgcggcattctgactgcaggcttcttaattaagctagagacgtttcttcccatgttcactacctctttgtccataatacgccttttatgtgtacataattctttgagaaacttggcgtatttaggaatttgtctcacagcatccaacaaaggaatgtttatctccactttcttgaaagtattcaggatttctttgtctaactcctccatctttttagtttttggtttcaaacggtttggatagggaggaggaggagaataaggagaaggattttcagaggaagtattaggggataccaacctggagttatcactgggtgcaggcatctcagatgttgcttgtgttgcttcatctgatcttcctctttcatcattaggtacaacttcattgtccttatcttcatcttcttgggcatccccaagaccttgtatttgcttacccgatcttaaagtaatagcacttacatttctcgggttgattacagtttgtgcaggcaaattgcttgagccttgttgagacttcatctgatttaactcattttccatttgtccaatctggttctgcaagttttgattggttgcttccatcgtctgtttcaactcattgatttgtcccttcatcatgtcagccatcattttcatcattgcctccatgtttgaatcaccagaggttgccgctggttgtggttgttgcctctgttgaggtggaacatagacttgttggtgttgaggctattgatttccccatttctggctgggatattccttccaatctgggttgtacttgttggaggacaaatcatggttgtattgctgccgaggtggtctattattgccatagatgtttgcagcatatgcttgaggttgttcattgtctaacgtccctgtctcttttaacatagagcaagcctctgtaggatgattagtagaagcacaaattccacataaagtagaagggacaggctttttctgtaagtctgtcaaggtccttaccattgtcgctaagtcatccaacttcccttctaatttcttgtgatctgcaacatatgaagcttctactccatgggttccctttaatagagttatagaattactccttgtggaaaattgttgatggttcgacgccatagtttcaatcaattgtcttgcatttgttggcgttttgtccaccaatgaccctccacttgcagcatctatcatttgtctatccatgatactcaatccctcataaaagtattgaatgaggagatgctcatttatttggtgatgaggacaggaagcacataactttttgaatctttcccaatactcgtgaagactttctctttcttgttgccttatcccataaatatctttgcgaatagcagcaactctagatgctggaaaaaacttttccagaaataatcttttcagagtctcccatgtattgatggatcctggcggaaggcagtataaccaattcttagcggcatcttgcaatgagaatggaaaagccttaagcttgatatgttcctctgtcactgttgtaggtctcatggatgaacaaacaacatgaaattccttcaaatgatggtacgagtcttctcctgctaatccatggaatttgggtaaaagatggactaacccagacttaagctcacattctccatctggatattggatgcacatgttttgtgtaattgctgcatccggtgaagccaactctcttattgttctttcttccattctatcttcttgaaattctggttcaggtgatggatcagaagatatgttaatcatcggaggtgattctagtggtacactttcagtggtaggttcagatgatgatggtgctccttcagtagaacacctgagatcaagtctcctacgtgatttacgcaagttcctttcaagttctgaatcaagttgataaaattgacccggattggccagAGTCATGCACTATtcaagtccacctgaaagtgtttccctgtgtgtttttttcttcctattcttgttttggagaaagatttcaagaaagaaatgagttaagatgtcgttgggtctactcccaggaaagagaggtgcgtcacagtggacaacttaaataccaagtctttcctagacagagttttccaaactagtctcaaaaaatttcttaaaagaaattcttaatcaaaacaaaaatagaactttgcttggaatatattaacagaaaactagatactacaaaataaaaaactatatcaaacgtatatgcgtaaaataaaaaataaaaataaaaaataaaataaaataaaataaaaaaataaaataaaataaaataaataaataaaaacagaatcaaaataaaagaaatactaaccgtactccccggcaacggcgccaaatttgatatcgctgtcgttaggcgatcaaattaccactactttagcaacttcagtattgccagtttgtagtgaagaaaatagttagggttaagataaccctgagtcgtctcacaacgaatacggaattgatctcaaatatctgattctcaaaaatgcaatttaaaactagcaactataaaaatagggggttttgaaatgcaaaagaaaatgacacggaagattgtaaacacagtaatagtaaataggtcaattccactgctttttctaaatcagattcttcattggttatctagagattattgttaaattaattattgttgttgatttacaaataaatcaatgtaaagactcaattcatttgttggcatcctcacttttaatcaaagtacagtctcaattaaaagtgagaattgttagattatccatagtaaattcaatcaaagtacagtctcaattaattttactatgcctaatcatgtctattcctttgtttctttaccaaatagaaaacttaattaatcaaagtaaagtcttgactaattttagttaaagtaattacctctaatcaaattaaagtctcaattattggcaaaaacttatttaatcaaatgaaagtttctaaacaaaatcaaagtaaagtctcaattttatttaaaaaccttttaactcatatgattagcatgcatgtagatttaaaatcattattttctattcgattaagaagcaaaggacatagataaacaaaaaccacaacaataatcaaaataacaaaacatataaattcatctaacctcagaatccatttaagaaattacagtggaatcaacccttaaagcttagccctccatggctttgatggaatacatgataatatgatgaaaagaaaataaaagaaagaatgagagatgtggtggagacggtatctgccaaaaccagagagttctaagtgtctaagctgtcagctgtaaattGTCAGTCCTCCCGCTtctactcccttaagtctctttatataggcttccactggactttgggctttatctgtcagttgctaaaatcttttatttttatttaattaattagcaacttaattcctgtccaatttccaattatgcccctctcatttaaccatatttgcaaaattgaccagaatttgaccagagtttgaccagtttgaccagagtttacCAGAGTTGACCAAAGTTGACCattcagtgtccattgagaggatgacacgtggcagctccttctctctcccaaattagggtttccgcTTGCTCCTTTGGCTGCAAAGAAGTGCAAGGTTCGTGTGGAAGCTGCTGCGACAGCGTGAGGATGGTATGGAGGATGCAGGCGCGATGGAAGCTCGCGCAGTGGTAGCTATGGCAGCGGTGACGTTCCTGCGTGGTGACTGGTGCGTTCATGGTGCAGTTTCTGGTTCTCGCAGTGGTTCAAGCGAAGGTGGCGCGGAGGTTTCGCGTTGTTGCTGCAGATgcggaggcgagaagatggAGGCGCGATGGTGGTTCGTGTGCGCTGCGCAATCTGTGGTGGCCGGAAGAGGTACTGCACGTTAAGTGTGGTGGTCAGAGGCACGCTCTGcgcgagaagatggaggtgtATTGGTTCTCGCGCTCGCGGAGAAGATGAACTCGCGGTGGTTTCCGGCTTGGCGATGAGGATGCGCTGCGGAGAAGGCGATTGCAGGGAAGAAGACGAACTCGCGCAGGTCGCGCTGGCGCGAAAATGGTGCAGATTCCGACGAGGACAGGTGCGTTGGAGATGGAGGTTGAAGATGGTTGCTGCCGTGGTTGCTGGTGCGTCGCCggcgaggtgaggaggtgcggcggcggctgccatggtggtggaaggagaaaagaaaattagggttagggtttcatgagtgagatggaggagatgatgacgtggcaagatctgattggttaatttggtgagggtaggattatgacacatggcagcttatggttggctaattttaaaaggtgaggattgccacatggcatgatctggttgagtggagtttaagtggtaggaggggtgcaacttagtgaaaactgggggtgcagaacaggtttttgtggtccacttgagggaggagtgtgtaaataaaatctgggggtgcatttagctcctgatttattctttttccagaatttcttgattttggacttattttgtaactttgaatatttcaaaatcacactattaattgaccaaaaataaattccagctgcattaacaaacgttagaatatccaataatattttatgcaactaaaatcaatttttatgccacttttaccaaacttactcaataaatccaataatcacaaatcctaattaaatcaatctttaagcacagaaaattcaattaaatccccaaatttaaatattaaatgagggcaaaaatttgaactcatcagttTAGCTGTAAATGCCTCATTTTAAATAATCGCAAAGAACAACTTGGCAAGTTTGATGCTAGAGCGAATGAAGGTATATTTCTTGGTTATACTACAAATAGTCATGCATATaaagtatataataaaagattaatgattgttgaagagtctatgcatgttctATTTGATGAATCTAACTCTAAACTGCAAGATCAAGTGTTAAAAGATGCAAATGAGGAATATATTGTCTTAGAAAAGCAATTTGGAACAGGAAATGAAtcagctgaaaaggaaaaatagttgATTGGAACAACAGTTCACAACAATTTACTCGAGGAATGGATTACACCTAAAGGGCTATCAAGGGACAACATTATTGGTGACATTCATAagggagtatccactagacCAAACTTACTTACTGTGAAtatgttgcatttgtttctcaaattgaacctaagaatgtgaatgatgctttaaatgatagtaattggattattgctatgcaagatgaactaaACCAATTTACTAGAAATGATGTGTAGTCTCTAGTTCCTAAAAGTGATTACATGAATGTAATTGGTACTAAATGGgtgtttagaaacaaaatggatcaAGATACCAATATAGTTAGAAATAAAGCTAGGTTAGTGGCTAAAAGgtataatcaagaggaagacattgaacttgatgaaaaatatacacctgtggctaggctagaagttgtgagattactattagcatatgcttgcatgtgtaaatTTAAACTGTTTAAAATAGAtttgaaaagtgcattcttaaatggtttcttaaatgaagaagtgtatgtatcacaatcTCTTGGCTTTGAAGATCATCtttatcctaatcatgtttttaaattgaaaaaggccttgtATGGTTTGAAATAAACACAACGATAGTGGTATGAAAAGCtaagaaattttcttttaacaaaaggatatgctagaggagttgttgataaaacactcctcattagaaaacatgaaagtgatgtaatacttgttcaagtatatgttgatgatattatcTTTGGTTTAAGTAATAATGTATGAAGAGTTTATTGCAGCTATGCAGGGTGAATTTGAAatgtctatgatgggtgagctaacATACTTTTTAGGGTTGCAAGTCAAACAACTCGACTAAGGAACATTTTTAAGCcagtcaaaatattgttttgacctGTTGAAAATGTTTGAAATGGAGAATTGCAAAGAAGTTTTCGTTCTAATTGCCACAAATTGTTACGTGGACTTAGATGAGGTTGGGCAACAAGTTGATttaaccaaatatagagggttgattagTTTTTTGTCCTATCTAACAACAAGTAGGCCTGATATTCAATTTAGTGTGTGCTTATGTGTAAGATTTCAATCCACTCCAAAAGAGTCACATTACAAAGCTGCAAAAAAGAATTCTCAAGTATCTGAAAGGAACAATCAATGTTGGATTATGATATCCAAGTAATTCTAAGATAACTCTTAGTGGCTTTTTAGATTTGACTATGCAATATgtaaattggataggaaaagcacaagtggaaCTTGTGACGTACTTGGCTCAAGTTCGATatcatggaatagcaagaaacaagcttgtgtggcactttcATGGTTGTGCTCAAATCATATGGCTAAAGCATCAACTCTTAGACTATGATGTGAAATTGGTAAATGTACCCCTGTATTATGATGACACTAGTGCAATTAATCTAactaaaaattcaatataacaCTCTAAAACCAAACATATTGAGATAAGACATCACTTTATTAAAGATCATGCACTAAAAGGTGATTGAGAAATTAAGTTTGTTAAAATTGAGAATCAATTAGCTGATTTGTTCACTAAACCACTTGTTTgtgataggtttaacaagcttaGAACAAAATTAGGTATTTTGGATATGAAAAATGTGATTGATACATTTCTGGCTTGTTAATCTTATTGAATCATATgttaatttcacttaaataGTTAAATACTACATAAAGTGTGATCTGGCTGtgttttaatctgttgattctatgaaacaataaatagatttcacttaaactgtcACTACATGCAATACGTATGATGTGGAACATTTTTAATCTGCTAACTatgtactttttatttattgatttcacttatgttgattttgaatttgcatgaattaaatttaattgattgacCAAGTTAAATAACACATCACGTGACATTGTATGTACTGTGGTAATAACTATTACATCAACTAAAACTATCTTATCAATTTTCATTGACCATAAAGCACTTTTATTATATGATTCCCAATGTGCATTCATTTATTGTGATATGAAATGAGTGGACAACACATAAACCCTGGGAAATATCATGCTTTATGATCACGTAGATTATAGTGCATTTAATTGGCTTTGATCACTCATACTGCATTAATTacgaaaatattttgcaaattaattgattgattataaaatttaatgtgcTGATTCTATAAATATTGTTATTGGCATCATAGATTTGCATTCATATTTGTTTGTAAGAGCCAAACCATAACACATAATTCCTCGCCGTCAAAGAAATGTACAATCTGATAAGGAAATTTCCACTCCTCCCACACCAACCTCTCCTATTGCGGAGAACCATGGGAGACTTGAGGCTTGGTTTGAAGGCCACGAGGACAGAAGTCAGGTGTTCCTCATTACGATAACTTGTAAGCAAATTACCATCCCCAAGGTGTTGTTTTTCTCCTGGTTGAGTGCTGAAAACTTTGAGGCCTTTCATCAACAACTAAGAATACAAAAGCTTAAGGTTTTCCTTGTGCTTATATCCAAATTCTTTGAGCATTTTGGAGTGGATGTGGTAGAAGAGCCTGAAGAGTCTACTCCTGCTGAATGGAGTCTTTGTTCTCAACATGCATGGGTTTCACCAAGGTGGACAACACATGGATCATAGAATGTTGTACCAAATGATCATGAGGTTAGACCAAATGGAGTTAACCAAGATGAGGAAGATGCCTTTGGACCTGAACTAATGGCCATTGAGCTTTATAATGCTCTAGAGGAAACTGACCCTACCTATTCTCATTTTGAAAGATTGGTTCTCCACTAACTCCAAGAGCTCAACGTGTCTCAGAATGAGCATCATGCTTTTTGCAGTACAAGGTTTCAAGACCTTGATGATTAGATCCACAATTTCAATGACAACTTCTCCACAATCTACAATAGAGACAATCTAAGAAATGATTGAGTAGGGTGGCTCTTAGGCCATGCATTGCATTTGTTGTGTTGCACTCGTGTTTTCCTTATTGGTGTCAATTTTTGAATcgattgtttttatgttttaatcaaCTGATTATATCAGTTTCTATCAACTGATTATATCAGTTTCTATCAACATCAGTTTTTTTTTCGCTTTTCTGGTTTTGTTGTGTGTATCTTGTATCAGTTTATCTGATAGTATGTTTCTAATGGTATCATGaacaaaaaagttaatattcCCAAAATACCAAATTACTTACCTTATATAATGAATCcaaatttgtagaaaaattaaGCTCAATCATGAATTGATTAAGTGAATCAGTGTAAAATCTCATTATATAACTAAGTTTGATATATTAATGGGAATCAATCTTGTATGATAAAGCATGTTCTTTGAGTGAGTCTGGTATTTTTCgtgtttttgcaaaattttgcAGAATAttagttaattgattttatatttcaatatgtTGAATCATATTTCATGAACAAATTAATCTgttgtttctatttttcaatcgactgaaaTATATAGTCCTGTAGCCATAAACttctaataattaaattcaaacaaagatgacttttacaaaatttaattggACACATTTTTAAGTACTCGGCGAATACAACCCTTTGctaaaaaaatgcattttaaatctacatataATGGTTTTAGTTGACATAAGTATATATGTTACACTTAACTTATCATGTTTAGAATACCTTTTGTATTGATATCTATCCGGTACTCACAATACCAAACTTAGGGTTATTTATCATGTTTAAAATACCTTTTGTATTGATATCTTTCTAACAATACCAAACTTAGGGTACAATTGTAGGAAAGTTGATTTGTTATGTTAGAAGCTTTCTTGGAAAGTGTGAGGCAAGTATTGATAATTCTTAAGATGGTTTGAAAAATTGAAACCCTTAATATAAGTTTGGCCTTCTTTTAGGTGaggttttaataaattttatctatcaatcataagtagagaaaaataaactaaagttTTTGTAAAGTTTTATCTACCTCTTCTTGATGGTTGGAttgttttattcaattaaatatacttaaaaaaaattattagtttattaaatttaaaattatttattagcatcaaaattataagatactttattaaatttgttttgatcactaaaagttaaacttttatttatgatgttttttCGTGGAGTATATGATCATATATCttagtttaatattattattaaatatttctatgtTACTGTAATAAACCTATGTTGATTGGTTTTTAGTCtatcacatatttttttatgtaattttatttggaatataattttgatttgaatttattttctattactagtttttaattaattgtatctaaatttaagaaaagttacaaatatttttaaatagagaaagaagaaagtaatatgactaattatttttttaaatggatgaCTAGTCTGAAATACCGACGTCACGATGTCATGCATGTCTGTGATCTTTGCATAGTTTTTTAGGACAAAAATGAAatgttattattgtattatagATTACAGATACCGCCTAAAGTCTCCCCCTTATCTTCCTAATATTTGGTGCATTGATGAGAAGCAATTCCATTTGTACCAATCCTTTATGTCAACTTCTTCTGCATATGCATATTGATGATTCATCCATTATGTTATGACCCATCCCTTTCCCTTTGTGCAAAACCAAAACCCAAACTTAACGCAACAGCTTTTGCCTTCAACGCAACAACCTCTCTTCTCTCGTTTCTTCCCTGCATACATTAATCACTTTCCCTTACCCTCCCTCTGTTTTTTCACCATAATCATCTTCATTACACCACTCTCAACAAATAAAACGACAACGTCTCATTAGTTGCAACATCCCCTAACCAAATACACCACAATTTTCTCACTTCTCTCTGCAAATCCCAATTTCCTCTGTCTTTCAAACCTAACCTAACCTTATCACACTACATCGATCACGTTTTATTTCTCCTCTCCCTCCTTTCTATAAATTCCATTTTTCATTTCGATTAAATCACTATCCCAATTTCTTCTTATTattgcgtttttttttttctaattcccttaatttttttttttatcgaaaaTGAACACCATGAGAGGACCGGAAGATCAGCAATCTAGGGTGTTCTGCGAGCTGTCGGCTCTGGTCTTCAACCTCCTCCGTTCTCCGCCGCTCATGCCGGAGTCTCCGGCCAGGCGCTCAACGGCGGGGGCTCAGATAACGCCGGCAGGGTTCGCATCGCTGCTTCTGGGGATTTCGGTGGCTCTCATGCTCTGCGGATCGGTGACTTTTTTCATCGGGTTTATGCTCATGCCGTGGGTTCTCGGATTGATGATGGTGTTCTACGTCGCTGCCATTGTTTCCGCTCTCTCCGTTCTGGGGCGTTCCATTCTCTGTTTTGCCTCGCCACGTAAGGATGTTCCTGGTAAGGAAAACTCTCATTTGTTACTTATTTATTTGCTGCAGAAATTTAGGTTCTGTTTGTAAATCTATTATCGGTAGAATCAGAAGAATTGATGATAGGTATTTTCCAGATATGATGGTGTGTATTGGATAACGTAGGTAATTTGGG contains:
- the LOC114178641 gene encoding uncharacterized protein LOC114178641 isoform X2; translated protein: MNTMRGPEDQQSRVFCELSALVFNLLRSPPLMPESPARRSTAGAQITPAGFASLLLGISVALMLCGSVTFFIGFMLMPWVLGLMMVFYVAAIVSALSVLGRSILCFASPRKDVPEWKLM
- the LOC114178641 gene encoding uncharacterized protein LOC114178641 isoform X1, which codes for MNTMRGPEDQQSRVFCELSALVFNLLRSPPLMPESPARRSTAGAQITPAGFASLLLGISVALMLCGSVTFFIGFMLMPWVLGLMMVFYVAAIVSALSVLGRSILCFASPRKDVPAQLIS